Proteins encoded by one window of Methanobacterium formicicum:
- the ppsA gene encoding phosphoenolpyruvate synthase, whose protein sequence is MEYVEFFEELKKEDVDIAGGKGANLGELTQAGIPVPPGFVITSATYQKFMDETGITQKIMDILDALDVNNNKELQESAREIKKIIIETEIPDEISSLIIESYNALCHRIGKENAFVAVRSSATAEDLPEASFAGQQDTYLNVKGPEDMIKYVRKCWASLFGARAIFYREENNFDHSKVYIAVVVQEMVDAEKAGVMFTVHPSTGEEKILIEGAWGLGEAVVSGTVTPDTYWVDKATGEILRKQISEKNIMFQKKSENGQTVKVPVPEDLKNKQVLNEDEIAQLVELGKRIQEHYQFPQDTEWAIENGKIFMLQSRPVTTLDMGTASGEALHEGDRTVITKGLGASPGMAAGSVKIIKTTDELDKVQEGDILVTVMTTPDMVPAMKRANGIITDEGGVTCHAAIVSRELGIPCVVGTGDATSILPENSKVTLDGNKGIVWEGLLVETAKKEETTTAQPSVVLQAPLTVTEVKVNVSMSEAAKKAAATGADGVGLLRTEHMMLTTGVHPKKYIQEGNEAELVKVLVENILKVADTFYPKTVWYRTLDAPTDEFQSLDGGEDEPYEHNPMLGWRGIRRELDEPEILLAEFKAIKKLHEQGYTNIGIMLPLVQHPDELKEAKKIARQAGLKPQKNIEFGIMVETPAAALTIEDFIAEGIDFVSFGTNDLTQYTLAIDRNNENVADLYTESHPAVLKLIERVIIECNKAGVKTSICGQAGSMPAIVEKLVELGITSVSANTDAVATVRETVARVEQKLLLKAARKMMQE, encoded by the coding sequence ATGGAGTATGTGGAATTTTTCGAGGAGCTAAAAAAGGAAGATGTAGACATAGCTGGAGGAAAAGGAGCTAACCTGGGTGAACTAACCCAGGCAGGGATACCAGTTCCTCCGGGATTTGTGATAACATCGGCCACCTACCAGAAGTTCATGGATGAAACTGGAATAACCCAGAAAATAATGGATATTCTAGATGCCCTGGATGTTAACAACAACAAAGAACTTCAAGAATCAGCCCGAGAAATAAAAAAAATCATCATCGAGACTGAAATACCTGATGAGATCAGTAGTCTGATCATAGAATCATACAACGCACTCTGCCACCGCATAGGAAAAGAAAACGCCTTTGTGGCCGTTAGATCATCGGCAACTGCTGAAGACTTGCCAGAAGCATCTTTTGCTGGTCAACAGGACACTTACCTCAATGTTAAGGGTCCGGAAGATATGATAAAATATGTAAGGAAATGCTGGGCATCTCTATTTGGGGCCAGAGCAATATTTTATCGGGAAGAAAACAACTTCGACCATTCCAAGGTTTACATTGCCGTAGTGGTTCAGGAAATGGTGGATGCAGAGAAAGCCGGGGTAATGTTCACGGTGCACCCCTCCACTGGAGAGGAAAAAATCCTCATAGAAGGAGCATGGGGTCTGGGAGAAGCAGTTGTATCGGGAACAGTAACTCCTGACACTTACTGGGTGGATAAAGCCACTGGAGAAATTCTCCGCAAGCAGATCAGCGAAAAAAACATCATGTTCCAGAAGAAATCTGAAAATGGTCAGACAGTGAAGGTTCCAGTACCAGAGGACCTTAAGAACAAACAGGTTTTAAATGAAGATGAGATAGCCCAGCTGGTTGAACTGGGAAAAAGGATCCAGGAACACTACCAGTTCCCCCAGGATACAGAATGGGCCATTGAAAATGGAAAAATCTTCATGCTACAATCCAGACCAGTAACTACTCTGGACATGGGAACCGCGTCAGGAGAAGCCTTGCATGAAGGTGATCGGACCGTGATCACCAAAGGACTGGGTGCCAGTCCCGGTATGGCGGCCGGATCTGTTAAAATCATAAAAACCACCGATGAACTGGACAAAGTTCAGGAAGGAGACATCCTGGTTACAGTGATGACCACTCCGGACATGGTACCGGCCATGAAACGGGCCAATGGAATAATCACCGATGAAGGTGGTGTAACCTGCCACGCTGCCATTGTATCCCGTGAACTGGGCATACCCTGTGTGGTGGGAACTGGAGATGCCACTTCCATACTACCTGAAAACAGCAAGGTAACCCTGGATGGTAATAAGGGTATAGTTTGGGAAGGCCTGCTGGTGGAAACTGCCAAAAAAGAAGAAACAACCACTGCACAACCCAGTGTGGTATTACAGGCACCATTAACAGTTACTGAAGTTAAAGTTAACGTGAGCATGTCTGAAGCAGCTAAAAAAGCCGCGGCAACTGGGGCAGATGGAGTGGGACTACTCCGAACCGAGCACATGATGCTCACCACTGGAGTGCACCCCAAAAAGTACATTCAGGAGGGTAACGAAGCAGAACTGGTTAAAGTACTGGTGGAAAACATCCTGAAAGTGGCTGACACATTCTATCCCAAAACAGTATGGTACCGAACTCTGGACGCACCTACCGATGAATTCCAATCCTTAGATGGTGGGGAAGATGAACCCTACGAACACAACCCCATGCTGGGATGGAGAGGAATCCGCCGGGAACTGGATGAACCAGAAATATTGCTGGCAGAATTCAAGGCCATTAAAAAACTCCACGAACAGGGATACACCAACATAGGAATCATGTTACCATTGGTGCAGCACCCTGACGAGTTAAAAGAGGCTAAAAAGATCGCCAGACAGGCTGGTCTTAAACCCCAGAAGAACATTGAATTCGGGATCATGGTGGAAACACCTGCGGCTGCACTGACCATTGAAGACTTCATTGCCGAAGGTATTGACTTCGTGAGTTTCGGAACCAACGATTTAACCCAGTACACTCTGGCTATCGACCGGAACAATGAAAACGTGGCGGATCTCTACACTGAAAGTCACCCTGCAGTTTTAAAACTCATTGAACGGGTTATAATTGAGTGTAACAAGGCCGGGGTCAAAACCAGTATCTGCGGACAGGCGGGAAGTATGCCAGCTATTGTGGAAAAACTGGTGGAACTGGGAATAACCTCTGTTTCAGCCAACACCGATGCTGTGGCCACAGTACGCGAAACCGTGGCCCGTGTGGAGCAGAAACTCCTCCTCAAAGCAGCCCGGAAGATGATGCAGGAATAA
- the rplJ gene encoding 50S ribosomal protein L16 → MVRAYTRKDYIRKIPGSRIVQYDMGNLSGEFPITVSLALKDKAELSHNALEAARIATNRYMQRKSGRMGYHLKIRVYPHHIVRENPMATGAGADRVQDGMRKAFGKPVSSVALVKTNQKVLTIKTNKKNFIDAKEALRRAAMKFPVSCRITVDEGAELVK, encoded by the coding sequence ATGGTAAGAGCATACACTCGAAAAGATTACATACGTAAGATTCCTGGTTCCAGGATTGTTCAATATGATATGGGAAACCTCTCTGGAGAATTCCCTATAACCGTGAGCTTGGCTCTTAAAGATAAAGCCGAATTATCACACAATGCCCTGGAAGCTGCCAGGATAGCCACCAACCGGTATATGCAGCGTAAATCTGGTAGGATGGGTTACCACCTGAAGATAAGGGTGTACCCCCACCACATTGTCCGGGAAAACCCCATGGCCACTGGTGCCGGTGCAGACCGTGTGCAGGATGGAATGAGGAAAGCTTTCGGTAAACCCGTAAGCTCCGTTGCACTGGTAAAAACAAACCAGAAAGTTTTAACCATAAAGACCAACAAGAAGAACTTTATCGATGCTAAAGAAGCTCTCCGAAGAGCGGCCATGAAGTTCCCTGTTTCATGTAGGATAACCGTTGATGAAGGAGCAGAATTAGTCAAATAA
- a CDS encoding AAA family ATPase — protein sequence MKIAITGKGGVGKTTLAGTLAVILSQEYRVYAIDADPDMNLAGSLGIHHSITPIAKMRDLIKDRTGAEPGSSFGEVFKMNPTISDLPESLSTNYDPEGRLKILVMGTVDKGGDGCVCPASVMLKAILRNLIIKKDEMVILDMEAGIEHLGRRTAEAVDVMIIVTEPGLKSLETASRIKKLATDIGIKKVVAVINKVSSDEEEDFVAGKLKELKVDVIGSIPRDDAVVRADMDGLPLVDYPESTAFQSIEEIAENILNCIPSN from the coding sequence ATGAAAATAGCAATAACCGGAAAGGGAGGGGTGGGTAAAACCACTTTAGCTGGTACTCTGGCCGTTATTTTATCACAAGAATACAGGGTATACGCCATTGATGCGGACCCTGACATGAACCTGGCCGGGAGTCTGGGAATACACCACTCCATAACCCCCATAGCAAAAATGCGGGATCTCATTAAAGATAGAACTGGTGCCGAACCAGGATCATCATTTGGAGAGGTTTTCAAGATGAATCCAACCATATCTGACCTTCCAGAGTCTCTTTCCACCAATTACGATCCCGAGGGCCGTCTCAAAATACTGGTGATGGGCACAGTGGATAAAGGTGGGGATGGCTGCGTATGCCCGGCATCAGTGATGTTGAAGGCCATTTTAAGAAATTTAATAATTAAAAAGGACGAAATGGTAATTTTAGACATGGAAGCAGGTATAGAACACTTAGGAAGGCGCACTGCTGAAGCTGTGGATGTTATGATTATCGTGACTGAACCGGGACTGAAATCACTGGAAACTGCCAGTCGTATTAAAAAATTAGCCACGGATATTGGTATTAAAAAGGTGGTAGCAGTGATCAACAAGGTATCCAGTGATGAGGAGGAAGATTTCGTGGCGGGAAAACTAAAGGAACTGAAGGTGGACGTGATAGGTAGCATCCCCCGGGACGATGCGGTTGTCCGGGCTGATATGGATGGTCTTCCTCTGGTAGATTATCCCGAATCAACTGCATTTCAATCTATTGAGGAAATTGCAGAAAATATTTTAAATTGTATCCCCTCTAATTAA
- a CDS encoding KEOPS complex subunit Pcc1, translating to MNIQVNITFHYHKDKQAEIAFKSLLPDNIGFLESRLQDNSLICNIKGKSLKTVLSTADDLISSEMLVEKVLEI from the coding sequence ATGAATATTCAGGTAAACATCACCTTTCATTACCATAAGGATAAACAGGCTGAAATAGCTTTTAAATCACTTTTACCAGATAACATTGGATTTTTAGAGTCGCGACTGCAGGATAATTCTTTAATCTGTAATATAAAAGGAAAATCACTGAAGACTGTTCTCTCCACTGCCGATGATCTTATATCATCCGAGATGCTGGTGGAGAAAGTGCTTGAGATTTAA